A stretch of the Ptiloglossa arizonensis isolate GNS036 chromosome 1, iyPtiAriz1_principal, whole genome shotgun sequence genome encodes the following:
- the Yippee gene encoding yippee zinc finger protein — translation MGVIFLEHIGGARLFSCAACDTNLTNRSQLISTRFTGATGRAFLFNKVVNLNYSEVQDRVMLTGRHMVRDVSCKNCDAKLGWVYEFATDDNQRYKEGRVILERALVTESDGIIEHV, via the exons ATGGGCGTAATTTTCTTGGAACACATCGGAGGTGCTCGCCTGTTCTCTTGTGCTGCCTGCGACACCAATCTTACAAACAGAAGTCAGCTGATAAGCACGCGTTTTACGGGCGCTACGGGTCGTGCTTTTCTATTTAACAAAGTCGTCAATTTAAATTACAG TGAGGTACAGGATAGAGTGATGTTGACGGGTCGTCACATGGTCCGAGATGTCAGCTGCAAAAACTGTGATGCTAAACTTGGGTGGGTGTATGAATTTGCAACAGACGATAATCAACGATACAAGGAAGGCCGTGTCATCCTGGAGCGGGCATTAGTTACAGAAAGTGATGGAATAATCGAACATGTTTAA